Proteins encoded in a region of the Salminus brasiliensis chromosome 2, fSalBra1.hap2, whole genome shotgun sequence genome:
- the LOC140549668 gene encoding testis-specific serine/threonine-protein kinase 6-like: MQTKEVLRSLGYEVVDFIGKGSYGEVKLATSQRHSNHVAIKIMHRRLASHIFVSKLLPRELAILKRVKHPHIVQVHEIFEMPNGQVFIVMDAAAMDLQQKIWELGRIPIGQAKMWFSQLLSAVAYLHQQNIVHRDLKCKNVLLTANDQVKLTDFGLGRFSRGFPDLSKTYYCTPEYGAPEVLLEKPYDPKKSDVWSLGIIFYSMVTGSTPFKVNSLKSLLRVQREPLVFPRRITVEEPCRAFISYMLQYDPSTRPSVTEVAQHPWLQSRQERVIGRFVVVPVEDLCPDVNPLETSEEESQSSFSFSSNIDSISSSASENGLVFFSTPQSTEEESPSSSLSRDVDVLSSHGVRCETLMPEQKNNSNGAGASLTCQRVEAVEEHYGCVSCSPVCAAIKRAANAYVKAPILRASRSLRRRMRKLFRVNSVVHDTTSISQQSAPHSASPSDAHACLCSEQRLKDVTVDVPLHGLVLETASVLPQPTVWKGTRRLRFPKFKILKKTKMIHPL; this comes from the exons ATGCAAACCAAAGAAGTCCTGAGGAGTTTGGGCTACGAGGTGGTGGATTTCATTGGTAAAGGGAGTTACGGTGAGGTTAAGCTGGCCACATCTCAAAGGCACTCCAACCATGTGGCCATCAAAATAATGCACCGCAGGCTGGCATCACATATTTTTGTCTCTAAACTTCTGCCCCGGGAACTGGCCATTCTGAAAAGAGTAAagcaccctcacattgttcagGTGCATGAAATCTTTGAGATGCCAAACGGACAGGTGTTTATTGTGATGGACGCTGCCGCAATGGATCTTCAACAGAAGATCTGGGAGCTCGGCCGCATTCCCATTGGCCAAGCAAAAATGTGGTTCTCACAGCTGCTCAGCGCTGTGGCCTATCTACATCAGCAGAACATTGTACATCGTgaccttaaatgtaaaaacgTTCTGCTGACTGCTAACGACCAAGTCAAATTAACCGACTTTGGTTTAGGCCGTTTTTCAAGGGGCTTTCCTGACTTAAGCAAGACCTATTATTGCACTCCCGAGTATGGTGCACCTGAGGTGCTTTTGGAAAAACCctatgatccaaaaaaaagtgaCGTGTGGAGTCTAGGTATTATCTTTTACTCCATGGTCACCGGATCCACACCCTTCAAAGTTAACAGTTTGAAGAGTCTCCTACGTGTCCAGCGAGAACCCTTGGTGTTTCCACGTAGgatcacagtggaggagccctgtcgGGCCTTCATATCTTATATGCTGCAGTACGACCCCTCCACTCGGCCGTCTGTGACAGAGGTGGCACAGCACCCTTGGCTGCAGTCGAGGCAGGAACG GGTTATTGGCAGGTTTGTGGTGGTGCCCGTTGAGGATCTGTGTCCAGACGTCAACCCACTTGAAACGTCAGAGGAAGAGTCTCAGTCTTCCTTCTCTTTCAGCAGTAACATAGACAGTATTTCCTCTTCTGCCTCTGAAAATGGGCTGGTGTTTTTCAGCACTCCTCAGTCGACAGAGGAAGAGTCTCCGTCTTCTTCTTTAAGCAGAGACGTAGACGTTCTCTCATCTCATGGTGTCAGATGCGAGACTCTGATGCCTGAgcagaaaaacaacagcaatggAGCTGGTGCAAGTCTGACTTGCCAAAGGGTAGAGGCTGTGGAGGAGCACTATGGTTGCGTTAGCTGTAGTCCTGTTTGTGCTGCTATTAAAAGGGCAGCTAATGCTTATGTCAAGGCACCAATTCTCAGAGCCTCCCGGTCACTCCGACGGAGGATGAGGAAGTTATTCAGAGTTAACTCTGTGGTCCATGACACCACCTCTATTTCCCAGCAGAGTGCTCCTCATTCTGCTTCCCCTTCAGATGCTCATGCTTGTTTGTGTTCTGAGCAGAGACTCAAGGATGTGACTGTAGATGTCCCTCTCCATGGGCTAGTGCTGGAGACAGCATCTGTtctcccacagcccacagtaTGGAAAGGAACCAGGAGGCTGAGGTTCCCTAAATTTAAG atcctgaagaagacgAAGATGATTCACCCATTGTAG